One window from the genome of Fulvivirga lutea encodes:
- a CDS encoding PD-(D/E)XK nuclease family protein has protein sequence MTKHKTFIAEIAEKVKAENEALEDVIVIFPNRRAGLFFRKELAKLIDQPVFMPEVFSLEDYLMQYSDLEKIETLEAIFELYEVYKEVQNKNETFDRFFFWGEMILRDFEEIDQYMVDTKHLFTGIKTQKELDEAFYFLDEEDKAIIQSFWSSFLPDTTQTQKLFLETWRILLPLYEGFKQRLRQQGRGFGGMIYRDIAERLEEEKIKTNYKVYFAGFNALTKTEEVIFKYFVRECNAEIVWDVDAYYFSSPQQEAGTFLRAYAKDTLLGRSFPKEAPELIASEKQMTATGVSLEVGQAKALGEELARIAKEPDFDPSKTVVVLPQEHMMFPVLHSIPDEIEKVNITMGYPLKDTSVYSLLESALDLQRLRKESQIKGVSFYHRPVQELLLHPLLHSLEEEKALELLGEIKGKNRIMLPAENFDFQDPLLQQIFQKADNPLEYLITILKGLYDSWQEKDRELEVEFVSRFYEQMQQLERMIGDKAETLNYEFFTALFKRLARSFKVPFTGEPLDGLQVMGILETRNLDFERVYVLNMNEGSWPAQPRRGSFVPYNIRKAFDLPVFENNDAMYAYLFYRLLQRVNEVHFYYNTVSEFNINGEISRFVRQLEVESNHTIERKLLSNPVKTQTLQDITIHKTPEVLKRMERFTSLNKEEKPPRITPSALIAYLTCRLKFYFKYVAKLYEADEVQEEMDAAIFGNILHNTMEILYKDFKKREKRDVVQETDFLALEGGVEGALKQAFKKHYHVKEKEEFKLEGRTLIAEEILKKFAYQILKHDKQYAPFKILGLEASTEEGYYLELPVICGEQLVDVRIKGIIDRIDLKDGKVRVIDYKTGKDEKEYVSIDDLKNRDKILKNKTALQVFYYSYLYWKKFGNEHVIEPGIFNSKDLFNKDFDWRVNQREPRKQGVPLSDFRPLAQEYEDFLLETLTEIYSTEVPFDQVEDEKVCEYCPYVGICGRG, from the coding sequence TTGACAAAACACAAGACATTCATAGCGGAGATTGCTGAAAAGGTGAAAGCTGAAAATGAGGCTTTGGAAGATGTCATTGTCATTTTTCCGAACCGCAGGGCCGGGTTATTCTTTCGTAAGGAGCTAGCGAAACTCATCGATCAGCCGGTATTTATGCCTGAAGTATTTAGTCTGGAAGACTACCTAATGCAATACAGCGATCTTGAAAAGATCGAAACTCTGGAAGCGATATTTGAGCTTTATGAGGTGTATAAAGAGGTTCAGAATAAGAATGAGACTTTCGATCGGTTTTTCTTCTGGGGTGAAATGATCCTTCGTGATTTTGAGGAGATCGACCAGTACATGGTGGATACAAAACATCTCTTTACAGGCATTAAAACACAAAAAGAGCTCGATGAAGCTTTTTACTTTTTAGATGAAGAGGATAAAGCCATTATCCAATCGTTCTGGAGTAGCTTTTTGCCTGATACCACACAAACACAAAAGCTCTTTCTTGAAACGTGGAGAATACTATTGCCATTGTACGAAGGCTTTAAGCAAAGACTCAGACAACAGGGTAGAGGCTTTGGCGGGATGATCTATCGGGATATTGCTGAAAGACTCGAGGAGGAAAAAATCAAAACAAATTATAAGGTCTACTTTGCAGGTTTCAACGCTCTGACAAAAACGGAAGAAGTTATTTTCAAATATTTCGTTCGAGAGTGTAATGCCGAAATTGTCTGGGATGTTGATGCCTATTATTTCAGTTCACCACAGCAGGAGGCAGGCACGTTTTTAAGAGCCTATGCAAAGGACACCTTGCTGGGCAGATCCTTCCCAAAAGAAGCGCCTGAGTTGATTGCTTCAGAAAAGCAGATGACAGCCACAGGCGTGTCACTAGAAGTAGGACAAGCCAAGGCATTGGGTGAGGAGCTGGCAAGAATAGCTAAGGAACCAGATTTTGATCCCAGTAAAACGGTGGTGGTGCTGCCGCAGGAACATATGATGTTTCCGGTACTGCACAGCATCCCAGATGAGATTGAAAAAGTAAACATTACGATGGGCTATCCTCTGAAGGATACTTCCGTTTATAGTTTGTTGGAAAGTGCGCTGGACTTGCAGCGACTAAGAAAGGAAAGTCAAATCAAAGGAGTGAGCTTCTATCACAGACCTGTGCAGGAGCTGTTGTTGCACCCATTGCTCCACTCTCTGGAGGAAGAAAAGGCATTAGAGCTACTCGGAGAAATCAAAGGCAAGAATAGAATCATGCTACCAGCGGAGAATTTTGATTTTCAAGATCCACTGCTACAGCAAATATTTCAAAAAGCTGATAACCCACTGGAATACCTCATTACGATTTTAAAAGGATTGTATGACTCCTGGCAGGAGAAGGATCGAGAGCTGGAAGTAGAGTTTGTGAGTAGGTTTTATGAGCAAATGCAGCAGCTTGAGCGCATGATTGGTGATAAAGCAGAAACTTTGAATTATGAATTCTTTACAGCACTTTTCAAGCGACTAGCCAGAAGTTTTAAAGTACCATTTACTGGTGAGCCATTAGATGGATTACAGGTGATGGGAATATTGGAGACACGTAACCTCGATTTTGAGCGAGTGTATGTGTTGAATATGAACGAAGGCAGCTGGCCTGCTCAGCCAAGACGAGGTTCATTTGTGCCTTACAATATTCGTAAAGCTTTTGATCTTCCAGTGTTTGAGAATAATGACGCCATGTATGCCTATCTGTTTTACAGATTACTACAACGCGTGAATGAGGTGCATTTCTATTACAACACTGTTTCTGAGTTTAATATCAATGGTGAGATCAGTCGTTTTGTACGACAGTTGGAAGTAGAATCTAATCACACTATTGAGCGCAAGCTATTATCCAATCCTGTTAAAACGCAGACTCTGCAGGACATTACCATTCACAAAACACCGGAGGTGCTGAAGCGAATGGAGCGGTTTACTTCACTCAACAAAGAAGAGAAGCCACCGAGGATTACACCTTCTGCTTTGATTGCCTACCTCACTTGCCGACTTAAATTTTACTTTAAGTATGTAGCCAAGCTGTATGAAGCTGATGAGGTACAGGAAGAAATGGATGCCGCCATTTTTGGTAATATCCTCCATAATACGATGGAAATCCTGTACAAGGATTTTAAGAAAAGAGAAAAGAGAGATGTGGTTCAGGAAACGGATTTTCTCGCTTTAGAAGGTGGGGTAGAAGGAGCCTTGAAGCAGGCATTTAAAAAACACTATCATGTAAAAGAAAAAGAGGAATTTAAACTGGAAGGCCGTACGCTGATTGCTGAGGAGATATTGAAGAAGTTTGCGTATCAGATATTGAAGCATGATAAACAATACGCACCTTTTAAAATTCTTGGATTAGAAGCCAGTACAGAGGAGGGCTACTATTTGGAGCTGCCAGTAATCTGTGGTGAGCAATTGGTAGATGTGCGTATTAAAGGAATTATTGACCGTATTGACCTTAAGGATGGCAAGGTGCGTGTGATTGATTATAAAACGGGTAAGGATGAAAAGGAATATGTTTCCATTGACGACCTGAAAAACCGAGATAAGATTTTAAAGAATAAGACCGCTCTGCAGGTATTCTATTACAGCTATCTGTATTGGAAGAAATTTGGTAATGAGCATGTGATAGAGCCGGGCATCTTCAATAGCAAAGACCTGTTTAATAAAGACTTTGACTGGCGCGTAAACCAGCGTGAACCACGCAAACAAGGCGTTCCCTTGAGCGACTTCCGTCCATTAGCGCAGGAGTATGAAGATTTTTTGTTAGAAACCCTTACAGAAATCTACAGTACCGAAGTACCCTTTGATCAGGTAGAAGATGAGAAAGTTTGTGAGTACTGTCCGTATGTTGGGATTTGTGGGAGGGGGTGA
- a CDS encoding UvrD-helicase domain-containing protein, translated as MQQPFLIYRSSAGSGKTYTLAKSYLKLALVGKNRFRRILGVTFTNKATEEMKQRIIKFLTLLKEGKEPTLAKELSGELGIDETILKQRAADVLSEILHNYSRFSVVTIDSFFHQVIRSFAREMGLQGTFTIDLDTDKVMQEVIDRMLSEIGDEEHKEIKSWLTQFAEEKVEEGTSWDFRKDISKLAKEVLKDDFKGFSEKINEAANSPEQLSEIKKQLDHVQLNFEKELADIGKRALNIIEENGLTPESFKGRSKSVAKLFLKVQGQDYGITATNRKAIDDISQWVGKADDQSLLPMVENQLMPLHNEIIDYFDTNFIEYQSAIEVKRYFYTFGILSYINRYLQIYRDENEVMLISDLPDFLNKIISDSDTPFIYEKVGSRFDHYLIDEFQDTSSYQWNNFKPLVKNATDQGQFCMVVGDAKQSIYRFRGGDWKLLQHQVKYDIGEVMTNEQNLDTNWRSSANIIDFNNDIFERLKPLMQKNYITNASQEIDQLMNEVLSSFNESFQKLPAHKPKDHGLVELSFLELEKDTEEKYRDLAIEYTISKVEQLQQAGYALRDIAILTRTSREGKDVARAFIERSNSELAKPHLKYDVVSKEALFLTASHVVQFIISVIKWLHDEKNAIELAHWYSTYQKYVVGNHENESELYLQLANWDKNVPDEFVKNRHQLKSLPLYELVEELCRIFSLSKIKEEYTYLQGFQDAVLEYSKNERGDIASFLVWWEDIRKTRSIIISDDNNAAKILTIHKSKGLEFPVVIIPFLNWSLDVQNYSIDNILWCESVDKAPFNQMPMVPLKYTSALEKTYWANDYHREKLKNLLDNLNILYVAMTRPEVALYMASPLPTKDALNKINDLMLKLIKSESGWNEENNTYTLGKLPAPIKKEITNAEVQLNDYTSHNWRSKVHLQMRDAAAQKEDQFDDAKAFGIKMHDMLSQIHYENDLKKFENNDHAADLAKTVQTLSDYFSESWQVKTEVPVLLPNGEQRRIDRMNTNEKEVVLIDYKTGTPRDKDKSQMKEYMWIIGQMVALPVRGMLLYLEDQHIINVEDGS; from the coding sequence ATGCAGCAACCTTTCCTTATTTATCGCTCTTCGGCCGGTTCTGGTAAAACCTATACACTTGCTAAGTCTTATTTAAAGCTGGCACTTGTCGGTAAGAATAGGTTTCGAAGAATATTGGGAGTTACCTTCACGAATAAGGCTACCGAAGAGATGAAGCAGCGCATCATCAAATTCTTAACGTTGCTAAAAGAAGGGAAGGAGCCAACACTAGCCAAAGAACTTTCAGGTGAACTAGGGATTGATGAGACTATCCTAAAACAAAGAGCCGCTGATGTGCTTTCAGAAATTCTACACAACTACAGTCGTTTTTCGGTAGTTACCATTGATAGTTTCTTTCATCAAGTGATTAGGTCATTCGCCAGAGAAATGGGTCTGCAAGGTACGTTTACAATTGATCTGGATACTGATAAAGTGATGCAGGAGGTAATTGACCGAATGTTATCTGAAATTGGTGATGAAGAACATAAAGAAATTAAAAGCTGGCTTACACAATTTGCCGAAGAGAAAGTGGAAGAGGGTACAAGCTGGGATTTCCGAAAAGATATAAGCAAACTGGCTAAAGAAGTTTTAAAGGATGACTTTAAAGGGTTCTCAGAAAAGATAAATGAAGCCGCAAATTCACCCGAACAGTTGAGTGAGATTAAGAAGCAGTTGGACCATGTACAGTTAAACTTTGAGAAAGAACTTGCTGATATTGGAAAACGGGCTTTAAATATTATTGAGGAAAACGGCCTGACCCCAGAAAGTTTCAAAGGTAGAAGTAAAAGTGTTGCCAAACTTTTCTTAAAAGTTCAGGGTCAAGATTATGGTATAACAGCTACCAATAGAAAAGCAATTGATGATATTAGCCAATGGGTTGGGAAAGCTGATGATCAGTCTTTACTACCTATGGTTGAGAATCAGCTCATGCCACTTCATAATGAAATTATTGATTATTTCGACACCAACTTCATCGAATATCAATCTGCTATTGAAGTTAAAAGATACTTCTACACTTTCGGGATTTTAAGTTATATCAATCGCTACTTGCAGATTTATAGGGATGAGAATGAAGTTATGCTCATTTCAGATTTGCCCGATTTTCTCAATAAAATCATCTCTGATAGTGATACTCCTTTCATCTATGAAAAGGTGGGCTCTCGATTCGATCACTATTTGATTGATGAATTTCAAGATACTTCTTCGTATCAGTGGAATAACTTCAAACCATTGGTAAAGAACGCTACCGATCAGGGACAGTTCTGCATGGTGGTGGGTGATGCCAAGCAATCAATCTACCGTTTTCGTGGTGGTGATTGGAAGCTATTACAACATCAGGTGAAGTATGACATTGGTGAGGTGATGACCAATGAGCAGAACCTGGATACCAACTGGCGTAGCTCAGCAAATATCATTGATTTCAATAACGACATATTCGAGCGACTAAAGCCATTGATGCAAAAGAATTATATCACGAATGCATCTCAGGAGATTGATCAGCTTATGAATGAAGTGTTGTCCAGTTTCAATGAATCGTTCCAAAAACTTCCTGCTCATAAGCCAAAAGATCATGGTCTGGTGGAATTGAGCTTTTTGGAATTAGAAAAGGATACTGAGGAGAAGTACAGAGACTTGGCCATTGAATATACCATTTCAAAAGTAGAGCAACTTCAGCAAGCGGGCTATGCATTGAGAGATATTGCCATCCTTACCCGAACTTCCAGAGAAGGAAAGGATGTTGCCAGGGCTTTTATAGAACGCAGTAATTCCGAATTAGCCAAGCCCCATCTGAAATACGATGTGGTGAGTAAAGAGGCATTGTTTCTTACTGCAAGTCACGTGGTGCAATTTATTATTTCAGTGATCAAATGGCTGCATGATGAAAAGAATGCCATTGAATTAGCGCACTGGTACAGTACCTACCAGAAATATGTGGTGGGTAATCATGAGAATGAAAGCGAGCTTTATTTGCAGCTTGCAAACTGGGATAAAAATGTGCCTGATGAGTTTGTCAAGAACAGGCATCAGCTTAAATCACTGCCACTATATGAATTGGTAGAAGAACTTTGCAGAATCTTCAGCTTGTCGAAGATCAAGGAGGAGTATACCTACCTACAAGGATTTCAGGATGCCGTATTGGAGTACAGCAAAAATGAACGTGGTGATATTGCCTCGTTTTTAGTATGGTGGGAGGATATTCGAAAAACACGCTCAATCATTATTTCTGATGATAACAATGCTGCTAAAATTCTAACCATTCATAAATCGAAAGGACTGGAATTTCCCGTGGTAATCATTCCATTTTTGAATTGGTCGCTTGATGTTCAGAATTATAGTATCGATAATATACTTTGGTGCGAGTCGGTAGATAAGGCTCCTTTCAATCAAATGCCGATGGTTCCTTTGAAGTATACTTCGGCCTTAGAAAAGACCTATTGGGCTAATGATTACCATAGAGAAAAGCTGAAAAATCTGTTAGATAACTTGAACATCCTCTATGTAGCGATGACTCGTCCGGAGGTTGCGCTCTATATGGCAAGTCCATTACCCACAAAGGACGCGCTTAACAAGATCAATGACCTGATGCTGAAATTAATTAAATCGGAATCAGGGTGGAATGAAGAAAATAATACCTATACCCTTGGTAAACTTCCTGCTCCTATCAAAAAGGAAATAACCAACGCTGAGGTTCAGCTGAATGATTATACCTCACACAACTGGCGTAGTAAAGTGCATTTGCAGATGCGTGACGCAGCTGCTCAAAAAGAGGATCAGTTTGATGATGCCAAAGCTTTTGGCATCAAAATGCACGATATGCTAAGTCAGATTCATTATGAAAATGATCTCAAAAAGTTTGAGAATAATGATCACGCAGCCGATTTAGCAAAGACAGTTCAAACACTATCAGACTATTTCAGCGAAAGCTGGCAAGTAAAAACCGAAGTCCCTGTGCTACTTCCCAATGGAGAGCAAAGACGCATCGATCGAATGAATACTAATGAGAAGGAGGTAGTGCTGATTGATTATAAAACAGGAACACCAAGAGATAAAGATAAATCACAAATGAAAGAATATATGTGGATCATCGGGCAGATGGTGGCATTACCGGTAAGAGGTATGTTGCTGTACCTGGAAGATCAGCATATTATAAATGTGGAGGATGGTAGTTGA
- a CDS encoding NAD(P)-dependent alcohol dehydrogenase, whose translation MSSVKAFGAASSESDLAQLSIDRRDVQPNDVKIDILYCGVCHSDIHTVHNDWGGTKYPSVPGHEIIGRVTEVGNKVSNYKVGDLVGVGCLVDSCRTCASCQEDLEQYCENGMVPTYNGADKHLGGHTFGGYSETIVVDKDFVLKVPENIDPKAAAPLLCAGITTWSPLRHWNVKKGDKVGVIGLGGLGHMGVKFANALGARVVMITSSESKRETAKELGAHDVLISKNSDEMKKHANSFDFLLNTIPVKHDLNPYVGLLKRDATMCMVGAIEPLEPMHGGLVILKRRNIAGSLIGGIKETQEMLDFCGEHNIVCDIEMINMQDINEAYERVMKADVKYRFVIDMKSLKE comes from the coding sequence ATGAGTTCAGTAAAAGCATTTGGTGCCGCAAGCAGTGAATCAGACCTTGCACAACTTTCTATAGATCGAAGAGATGTTCAACCCAATGATGTAAAAATCGACATATTATACTGTGGTGTGTGCCATAGCGATATACATACAGTGCATAACGATTGGGGCGGAACAAAATACCCTTCTGTTCCCGGGCATGAAATTATTGGTAGAGTTACCGAAGTTGGTAATAAGGTAAGTAACTACAAAGTAGGTGATTTAGTAGGAGTTGGTTGTTTGGTTGATAGTTGTCGCACATGTGCTTCTTGTCAGGAAGATTTAGAACAATACTGTGAAAATGGTATGGTACCTACCTACAATGGGGCGGATAAGCATCTTGGAGGTCATACATTTGGAGGTTACTCTGAGACAATTGTTGTTGACAAGGACTTTGTATTGAAAGTACCTGAGAATATAGATCCCAAGGCAGCGGCACCGTTATTATGTGCAGGAATTACCACTTGGTCGCCATTGAGGCATTGGAATGTAAAAAAAGGAGATAAAGTAGGCGTTATAGGTCTTGGCGGTTTAGGCCATATGGGAGTGAAGTTTGCCAATGCGTTAGGAGCTCGTGTAGTAATGATTACTTCCTCTGAATCAAAAAGAGAAACGGCTAAAGAGCTAGGTGCACATGATGTGTTAATTTCTAAAAATTCAGATGAGATGAAAAAACACGCAAACTCATTTGATTTTCTTTTGAATACTATTCCTGTTAAACATGATCTAAATCCTTATGTAGGGTTGTTAAAGCGCGATGCTACTATGTGCATGGTTGGGGCTATAGAGCCATTAGAACCGATGCATGGCGGATTAGTGATTCTAAAACGTAGAAATATTGCCGGCTCTTTGATTGGTGGTATTAAGGAAACCCAAGAAATGTTAGACTTCTGCGGTGAGCATAATATCGTTTGTGATATTGAAATGATCAATATGCAAGATATCAATGAGGCTTATGAGCGAGTAATGAAAGCGGATGTGAAGTACCGATTTGTGATAGACATGAAATCGTTGAAGGAATAA
- a CDS encoding MaoC family dehydratase has translation MIIINNHKEFEQWVGKEMGVSNYIKITQEQINKFADATLDHQWIHTDPERAKQSQFGSTIAHGYLTLSVTPHLWEQIADIRNTKMMINYGIEKMKFNQAVKVDSEVRLKAQLASLIDLRGITKAQLDITLEIKDNPKNAFTASLIFLYHFK, from the coding sequence ATGATCATTATCAATAACCACAAAGAATTTGAACAGTGGGTTGGAAAAGAAATGGGCGTTTCCAATTACATTAAAATTACTCAAGAGCAAATAAATAAATTTGCTGATGCTACATTAGACCATCAATGGATACATACAGACCCTGAAAGAGCCAAGCAAAGTCAATTTGGTAGCACCATAGCACATGGGTATCTTACGCTCTCAGTTACGCCACATTTATGGGAGCAGATTGCGGACATTAGAAATACCAAAATGATGATTAATTACGGTATTGAGAAAATGAAATTTAATCAGGCGGTAAAAGTGGATAGTGAAGTAAGGCTAAAAGCACAGCTAGCCTCACTAATTGACTTAAGAGGAATTACCAAGGCTCAGTTAGATATAACCTTAGAGATAAAAGATAATCCTAAAAATGCTTTTACTGCATCCCTTATTTTCCTTTATCATTTCAAATAG
- a CDS encoding GSCFA domain-containing protein: MFRTELNITPSKDKITLSTPILTIGSCFSDNIGEKLEENKFQVLSNPFGTVYNPISIFKLLNTAVSQNLPEADSYLTNDGLHANYDFHSSFSSLHQGDLEESIEESISKTHQFLKSAKVIIITFGTAFVYRRIDNNTIVANCHKVPAKEFNKELLSHEAICNQFKVTYMQLKAFNPDLRFMLTVSPVRHIKDTLELNSVSKSALRTACHSLQEEYDDITYFPSYEIQLDDLRDYRFYKSDMLHPTEEATDYIWNKFAECNFDKNTIEFINEWAKIKRAIDHKPFNPNSDKHQKFLKNTLQKIKGLPSEVDFSSEVDLLETQILNSD, encoded by the coding sequence GTGTTCCGAACTGAGCTAAATATTACTCCTTCAAAGGATAAGATAACTTTATCTACTCCTATCCTAACGATTGGGTCATGTTTTTCAGATAACATAGGTGAAAAGCTTGAAGAAAATAAATTTCAAGTACTTAGTAATCCATTTGGAACGGTCTATAATCCGATTAGTATTTTCAAACTACTAAATACAGCCGTCAGTCAGAATTTACCTGAGGCTGATTCATATTTAACTAATGATGGTTTACATGCTAATTATGATTTCCATTCTTCTTTCTCATCCTTACATCAGGGAGATTTAGAGGAAAGTATAGAGGAAAGTATTTCCAAAACCCACCAATTTTTAAAATCTGCAAAGGTTATCATTATTACATTCGGGACGGCTTTTGTTTACAGAAGAATAGATAATAATACGATAGTTGCTAACTGTCATAAAGTACCTGCGAAAGAGTTTAATAAAGAGCTGCTTTCGCATGAAGCAATCTGTAATCAATTCAAAGTGACTTATATGCAATTAAAAGCCTTTAATCCTGATTTAAGATTTATGCTTACTGTTTCCCCTGTGAGGCATATTAAAGATACATTAGAGCTTAACAGCGTAAGCAAATCAGCTTTAAGGACGGCATGTCATTCATTACAAGAAGAGTATGATGATATTACTTACTTTCCTTCTTACGAGATACAATTAGATGATCTTCGTGATTACCGATTTTATAAATCCGATATGCTACACCCAACGGAGGAAGCCACTGATTATATCTGGAATAAATTTGCTGAGTGCAACTTCGACAAAAACACCATAGAATTTATTAACGAATGGGCGAAAATAAAACGAGCCATTGACCACAAGCCCTTTAATCCTAACTCCGATAAGCATCAGAAATTCTTAAAAAACACCCTCCAAAAGATT